One genomic region from Flavobacteriales bacterium encodes:
- a CDS encoding SDR family oxidoreductase, with protein MDTKYIAVTGAGRGIGKATVLRLAGDGHTVFALTRNPDAWKSDTIGRIIPVYLNMEDESSFDKAISLMAAEIDGGLDVLVNNAGYLIHKPANEMKLIEVDKVFRVNVGGMLVFTGRCHRLLTRAVQAHIVNISSMGGVQGSMKFPGLSAYSASKGAVSILTECLAEEWKTDGIRVNGLALGSVRTEMLEQAFPGIEASFTVEEMAEYIAGFALNGGKYHHGKVLEVSVSTP; from the coding sequence ATGGATACTAAATACATTGCCGTTACAGGTGCCGGCAGAGGAATCGGAAAAGCAACGGTCTTGAGGTTGGCCGGGGATGGCCACACGGTATTTGCCTTGACACGAAATCCTGATGCCTGGAAAAGTGATACCATCGGCCGCATCATCCCGGTTTATCTTAATATGGAAGATGAATCCTCCTTTGATAAGGCCATATCTCTTATGGCCGCAGAAATAGACGGGGGACTGGACGTCCTGGTCAATAATGCTGGCTACCTTATACACAAGCCAGCTAACGAAATGAAGCTGATAGAAGTAGATAAAGTGTTCCGGGTGAATGTCGGCGGGATGCTGGTGTTCACCGGAAGGTGTCATCGGTTGTTAACACGTGCCGTGCAGGCACATATTGTTAACATAAGCAGCATGGGAGGCGTGCAGGGGAGCATGAAGTTTCCTGGTTTAAGTGCATACAGTGCATCTAAAGGCGCGGTGAGCATCCTAACGGAATGTTTGGCCGAAGAGTGGAAGACTGACGGTATTCGGGTGAACGGGTTGGCCCTTGGTTCTGTTCGCACGGAAATGCTTGAACAAGCATTTCCGGGAATAGAAGCTTCCTTTACAGTTGAGGAAATGGCTGAATATATAGCCGGATTTGCGCTGAATGGCGGAAAATATCATCATGGCAAGGTCCTGGAGGTATCAGTATCCACGCCATAA